In Ostrea edulis chromosome 10, xbOstEdul1.1, whole genome shotgun sequence, one genomic interval encodes:
- the LOC125659473 gene encoding toll-like receptor 2, with protein sequence MHTLKAIYLPWNRINHIKKNAFQHLPNLCILDLSSNQLRKGSIEKGTFQDMNSLQDLKINGNPYPSGGFPDEEIERLSSLRNLSMSATTTNLYFSSKYQTLKNLQKLEIDSGISFHITNESFKNLADLNIEYVHFIFSDDCPCKNINEDLFWAFPNLKGLRLQTFCGMRYALKSLMRLQFKTLDYLNFYQTFPNSGEAMILNENDVKYLKNVCAKTVSLKDTNSISIETMKSSIFMRCIERIDLSLNHLRNSMFIIAILEAVQIKVVNISHQSYCGSNSFPSTNRKLMSQQFSFNLTLSTSLEVLDISNTFVNPNPSYIHVYGANLQRLNFRYTSYSLCTKNNIRLFLPRLWFMDLSGVKCQDLYVAFLKDLHSLSELYMSDVNLDVGLTRDVKGEFLNGPAKLKVVDFSENALKDLHPNLFQSQSFSLEMLLLNDNLLTTVPDALRVATSLRILQMRSNKISSFSTKAIITLNHLKRVQMDVRGNPFDCFCNALDSLRWMSDHREIFLHLNETYCIEEANKTLLSVMDDLRSLELRCISRLWMQISTSTLSFTFLFLVTFAISYRYRIILRYGMLRIRLFWRKSFSINTTCDAPAYDAYISYSSSDFLWVCSTLYPALNGQNLRIALQDKDFDPGSPYAEEVVKFVNMSKYVIFVITGRFIKSEWGSYEIQVAKIHAIHTNAKLVLIIKDGIQIEDLPKDILFIWWKIKPLVFNENETEEKQAKFFKRLITTIKD encoded by the coding sequence ATGCACACTTTGAAAGCTATTTACCTTCCTTGGAACAGAATAAATCACATCAAGAAGAACGCATTTCAACATTTGCCGAATCTGTGCATTTTAGATCTAAGCTCAAACCAACTTCGCAAAGGATCCATAGAAAAGGGAACATTTCAAGATATGAACTCTCTTCAGgacctcaaaattaatggtaacCCATATCCTAGTGGAGGATTTCCTGACGAAGAAATAGAACGTCTTTCGTCCCTGAGAAACTTATCAATGAGCGCTACTACAACAAACCTGTATTTTTCctcaaaatatcaaactttgaaaaatcttcaaaaattgGAGATTGATTCTGGTATCTCGTTTCATATAACTAATGAATCTTTTAAAAACCTTGCTGACCTCAATATAGAATATGTACACTTCATCTTCAGTGACGATTGTCCGTGCAAAAATATCAACGAAGATTTGTTTTGGGCGTTTCCTAACTTAAAAGGCCTGCGCCTTCAAACGTTTTGTGGCATGCGATATGCATTGAAATCACTGATGAGACTACAATTTAAAACATTGGACTATTTAAACTTTTATCAAACTTTTCCTAACTCTGGAGAAGCCATGAttctgaatgaaaatgatgtaaAGTATCTGAAAAACGTCTGTGCTAAAACTGTTAGTTTGAAGGACACCAATAGTATTAGTATAGAGACAATGAAATCCTCGATATTTATGAGATGTATTGAACGGATAGACTTGTCACTTAATCACTTACGTAACTCCATGTTCATAATTGCCATTCTAGAAGCAGTGCAAATCAAAGTCGTCAATATCAGTCACCAGAGCTATTGTGGTTCAAATTCATTTCCCAGTACGAACCGTAAACTAATGAGTCAACAATTCTCATTCAATTTGACACTGTCAACTTCCTTAGAAGTTTTAGACATCTCCAACACGTTCGTTAATCCAAATCCATCATATATCCATGTGTATGGAGCTAACTTACAACGCCTCAATTTTAGATACACAAGTTATTCCCTTTGTACGAAGAACAACATCAGATTGTTTTTACCTCGGCTGTGGTTCATGGATCTCTCTGGTGTGAAATGTCAAGATTTATATGTAGCATTTCTGAAAGATTTGCACTCCTTGTCGGAACTCTACATGAGTGATGTAAATCTTGATGTCGGTCTAACAAGAGATGTGAAGGGTGAATTTCTTAACGGTCCTGCCAAATTGAAGGTGGTTGATTTCTCAGAGAACGCCTTAAAAGATTTACATCCGAACCTTTTTCAAAGTCAGTCATTCTCCTTAGAAATGTTATTACTAAATGACAATCTACTCACTACAGTTCCAGATGCTCTTCGTGTTGCTACGTCACTACGAATTCTTCAAATGAGATCCAACAAAATTTCATCCTTTTCGACAAAAGCTATAATTACCTTGAATCATTTAAAACGCGTGCAAATGGATGTTAGAGGTAACCCCTTTGATTGTTTCTGTAATGCCCTTGATTCCTTGCGCTGGATGTCTGATCATCgagaaatatttcttcatttgAACGAGACCTACTGTATTGAGGAAGCAAACAAAACATTATTAAGTGTGATGGATGATTTGCGTTCACTGGAACTACGATGTATTTCAAGGCTGTGGATGCAAATATCCACTTCTACTCTGTCGTTCACATTTCTGTTTCTTGTAACATTTGCAATTTCATACCGATATAGAATCATCCTGCGTTATGGAATGTTGAGAATCCGATTATTTTGGAGGAAAAGCTTTTCGATAAACACTACATGCGATGCACCTGCATATGACGCATACATTTCGTATTCATCCAGTGATTTTCTTTGGGTGTGTTCAACACTTTACCCAGCATTAAATGGACAAAATCTTCGAATCGCACTGCAAGATAAAGACTTTGACCCAGGTAGTCCCTATGCAGAAGAAGTGGTTAAATTTGTTAACATGAGCAAATATGTGATATTTGTTATAACAGGGCGCTTTATTAAATCTGAATGGGGATCCTATGAAATTCAGGTCGCAAAAATACATGCAATTCATACTAACGCGAAACTTGTTCTGATCATCAAGGATGGAATCCAAATTGAAGACCTTCCGAAAGACATCTTGTTCATTTGGTGGAAAATCAAACCATtggtgtttaatgaaaatgaaaccgaagaaaaacaagcaaaatTTTTCAAACGTTTAATCACCACTATTAAGGATTAA
- the LOC130050952 gene encoding toll-like receptor 8, producing MGFWKICGLIPILLLYDGHAKCIITRSSDICGLTGDVYNCQYQQLKSVPRDIVSNITAIDLSHNDILNLKDGDFNGMHNLKAIYLNRNRINHIKKNVFQHLPNLCILDLSSNQLRKGSIEKGTFQDLNSLQELRINRNPFQSGGFLDEEIEQLPSLRNLSMSVTTDTLYFSSKFRTLKNLKKLEIDSYVDFQLNNKSFENLVEINIEYVHFIFSYSCSCKNIDEDLFWAFPNLKGLRLQTLCGMRYALKSLMRFQFKKLNYVNFSRSFPYYGDMIGMNENDVKYLRNVCVKTVSLKNTNSINIPTMKSSIFMKCIEHIDLSFNTLKNSNFVGAILEAVRVKVINFSHQSYCGSYSSPSENSKLTIQQIPFNLTLSTSLEDLDFSNTHIDPGTRKLKIQVYGINLKCLNLGHTSFPLCRMDNLKLVLPRLWFFDLSGVQCKDLNVAFLKDLRSLSELYLSDVNLDSGLTRDVKAEFLNGLTRLKVIDFSKNALKDLHPNLFQSQSFSLETLLLNGNLFTTVPNALRVVTSLRILLLKFNKISSFSTDSIITLNHLKSVQIDVRGNPFDCFCNAIDSLRWMSDHRELFLHLNETYCIEEPTKSLFSVINDMRSLELRCISRQWMQISISALSFTFLFLVTFTILYRYRIFLRYGMLRIRLFWRKSFSIITTSDIPVYDAYISYSSSDFLWVCSKLYPALTGQNLRITLQDKDFNPGSPYAEEVVKFVSMSKYVIFVITRGFIKSEWGSYEIQIAKIHAIHTKAKLVLIIKDGIQIEDLPKDILFIWWKITPLVFNENGTEEKQAKIFKRLFTIIKN from the exons ATGGGTTTCTGGAAAATATGCG GTCTTATTCCAATTCTGCTTTTGTATGATGGGCATGCAAAGTGCATCATCACTAGATCATCGGACATATGCGGTTTGACTGGTGACGTGTACAATTGTCAATATCAGCAATTGAAATCTGTACCAAGAGACATTGTTTCAAATATCACAGCCATTGATCTTTCTCACAACGATATACTGAATCTGAAGGATGGCGACTTCAACGGAATGCATAATCTGAAAGCCATATATCTTAATCGGAACAGGATAAATCACATCAAAAAGAACGTATTTCAACATCTGCCTAATTTGTGCATCCTAGATCTAAGCTCAAACCAACTTCGCAAAGGATCCATAGAAAAGGGAACGTTTCAAGATTTGAATTCTCTTCAGGAACTCAGAATTAATCGTAACCCATTTCAAAGTGGAGGATTTCTTGACGAAGAAATAGAACAGCTTCCATCACTGAGGAACTTATCAATGAGCGTTACTACAGATACCTtgtatttttcttcaaaatttcgaacattaaaaaatcttaaaaagtTGGAAATTGATTCTTATGTCGATTTTCAGTTAAATAATAAATCCTTCGAAAATCTCGTTGAAATCAATatagaatatgtacatttcatCTTTAGTTACTCTTGTTCATGCAAAAATATCGACGAAGATTTGTTTTGGGCATTTCCTAACTTAAAAGGCCTGCGCCTTCAAACGTTGTGTGGCATGCGATACGCACTGAAGTCCCTGATGCGATTCCAGTTTAAGAAATTGAACTATGTAAACTTTTCTCGTTCATTCCCATACTATGGAGACATGATtggtatgaatgaaaatgatgtgaAGTACCTGAGAAACGTCTGTGTTAAAACTGTTAGTTTGAAGAACACAAATAGTATTAACATACCTACAATGAAATCCTCCATATTTATGAAATGCATTGAACATATAGACTTGTCATTCAATACGCTTAAAAATTCCAATTTTGTAGGTGCAATTTTAGAAGCAGTGAGAGTCAAAGTTATAAATTTCAGTCACCAGAGTTACTGTGGTTCATATTCATCTCCCAGTGAAAACAGCAAACTAACGATACAGCAAATTCCATTCAATCTCACACTATCTACTTCATTGGAAGATTTAGACTTCTCCAATACGCACATTGATCCCGGCACAAGGAAGTTAAAAATTCAAGTGTACGGAATTAACCTGAAATGCCTCAATTTAGGACATACAAGTTTTCCCCTTTGTAGGATGGACAACTTGAAACTTGTATTACCTCGACTGTGGTTTTTTGATCTCTCTGGTGTACAATGTAAAGATTTAAATGTAGCATTTCTGAAAGATTTGCGTTCTTTGTCGGAACTCTACCTGAGTGATGTAAATCTTGATTCCGGTCTAACACGAGATGTGAAGGCTGAGTTTCTTAATGGCCTTACCAGACTGAAAGTGATCGATTTCTCAAAGAACGCCTTAAAAGATTTACATCCGAACCTTTTTCAAAGTCAGTCATTCTCTTTGGAAACGTTATTACTAAATGGCAATCTATTCACTACAGTTCCAAATGCTCTTCGTGTTGTTACATCATTACGAATTCTTCTActgaaattcaataaaatatcatccTTTTCGACCGATTCTATCATTAccttaaatcatttaaaaagcGTTCAGATAGATGTTAGAGGTAACCCCTTTGATTGTTTCTGTAATGCTATTGATTCGTTGCGCTGGATGTCTGATCATCGAGAACTATTTCTCCATTTGAACGAGACCTACTGTATTGAGGAACCAACCAAATCGTTGTTTTCTGTCATTAATGATATGCGTTCCCTAGAACTACGATGCATTTCAAGGCAGTGGATGCAAATATCGATTTCTGCTCTGTCGTTCACATTTCTGTTTCTTGtaacatttacaattttatacCGCTACAGAATCTTCCTGCGTTATGGAATGTTGAGAATCCGATTATTTTGGAGGAAAAGCTTTTCGATAATCACTACATCCGACATACCTGTGTATGACGCATATATTTCGTATTCATCCAGTGATTTTCTTTGGGTGTGCTCAAAACTTTACCCAGCATTAACTGGACAAAATCTTCGAATCACACTGCAAGATAAAGATTTTAACCCAGGTAGTCCCTATGCAGAAGAAGTAGTTAAATTTGTTAGCATGAGCAAATATGTGATATTCGTAATAACACGGGGTTTTATCAAATCTGAATGGGGATCCTATGAAATTCAGATCGCAAAAATACATGCAATTCACACTAAGGCGAAACTTGTTCTGATCATTAAGGATGGAATCCAAATTGAAGACCTTCCAAAAGACATCTTGTTTATTTGGTGGAAAATCACACCATtggtgtttaatgaaaatggaACCGAAGAGAAACAAGCAAAAATTTTCAAACGGTTATTCACTATTATTAAGAATTAA